A genomic stretch from bacterium includes:
- a CDS encoding PqqD family protein, with translation MTESQEKTNLLELTPTRNVQWEFDENQLVVLLIPKFKNRFTVKYFEPLLAKKHFRLKLDTFGSFVWNQADGNATVMAIGDKMKTHFGDSVEPVYERVGKFIHMLQREKFITLNHPK, from the coding sequence ATGACAGAATCACAAGAAAAAACAAATTTGCTGGAACTTACGCCGACGCGTAACGTTCAATGGGAGTTCGATGAAAATCAGCTGGTGGTTTTATTGATTCCTAAATTCAAGAACCGATTTACCGTAAAATACTTTGAGCCCTTGCTTGCCAAAAAACATTTTCGGCTTAAGCTGGACACCTTCGGCAGTTTCGTATGGAATCAAGCGGACGGCAATGCCACGGTGATGGCTATTGGCGACAAGATGAAAACACACTTTGGAGATTCGGTCGAACCGGTATATGAAAGAGTCGGGAAGTTTATCCACATGCTTCAAAGGGAAAAATTCATAACGCTTAATCATCCGAAATAA
- a CDS encoding response regulator encodes MEKPKILIVDDEVEILKVLVKTLEDDYEVVTTARAKEALDLIDDAVQVILSDQRMPEMTGSEFFKSVREKHPNVVRIIMSGYSDMNALISSVNDGEIFRYISKPWELQDLLDTLQLAVAKYKENISHAKLVDENKHLIERNREVANRLTQTMEELKRVQTQLEQLNKKT; translated from the coding sequence ATGGAAAAACCAAAAATATTGATCGTTGACGACGAAGTCGAAATTCTAAAAGTTCTTGTCAAAACGCTGGAAGACGATTATGAAGTGGTCACGACCGCGCGCGCCAAAGAAGCCTTGGACTTGATCGACGATGCAGTGCAGGTCATTCTTTCGGACCAACGTATGCCGGAGATGACGGGATCGGAGTTTTTTAAAAGTGTTCGAGAGAAGCATCCGAACGTCGTGCGGATCATTATGTCCGGTTATTCGGATATGAACGCGCTGATCAGTTCGGTGAATGACGGCGAAATATTCCGTTATATCAGCAAGCCGTGGGAGCTTCAGGATCTGCTTGACACACTCCAACTGGCCGTAGCAAAGTATAAAGAGAACATATCCCATGCTAAACTCGTCGACGAAAACAAACACCTCATTGAACGTAACCGCGAAGTAGCTAACCGGCTCACACAAACCATGGAAGAACTCAAACGGGTTCAAACACAACTCGAACAGTTGAATAAAAAAACTTGA
- a CDS encoding ATP-dependent Clp protease ATP-binding subunit, whose product MKNNFSSRVQLVVKLSQEEAIRLGHDYIGTEHLLLGLIREGEGVAVKVLKNLGVELEKLKRTIEDMVKPTTENTIIGNPPLTKRAEKILKSTYLEAKNYKSDVIGTEHLLLSLVKEKDCLAAQVLSMFNIDYETIKRELTNIMSGTFTPSSSTNKKTEPRKSKTPALDHFGRDLTQYAEEGKLDPIIGREGEIERVAQILSRRKKNNPVLIGEPGVGKTAIAEGLALRIVQKKVPRVLHGKRVVTLDVGALVAGTKYRGQFEERVKAIMTELEKTDDVILFIDELHTIVGAGGASGSLDASNMFKPALSRGELQCIGATTLDEYRQYIEKDGALERRFQKVIIDPPTVEETIEILRQIKSKYEEHHHVQYTDEALVQAVKLSDRYITDRYLPDKAIDVMDEAGSRTHIMNIVVPQRILDIETEIEKVRIEKDSVIKNQKFEKAAELRDVEKKLNEQLRAAKEDWEKREENQVVEVGEEQIAHVVSMMTSIPVSRVAQSESDKLLRMDEVLKKRIIAQDEAIQSVTRAIRRTRAGLKDPNRPIGSFIFLGPTGVGKTQFAKELAHYLFESQDALVRIDMSEYMEKFSVSRLVGPPPGYVGYEEGGQLTEKIRRKPYSVVLLDEIEKAHPDVFNILLQVLDDGILTDSLGRKVSFKNVVIIMTSNIGARDMNKTGAFGFSAKNESEDEYTRMKSKVEESAKKLFNPEFINRIDEIIVFKSLDKEAVLKIIDVSMSEVEQKLKERNLLITLTKEAKEFIADKGFDPVYGARPLRRAIQKYLEDPVAEDLLKGVFTDGSHISVELKGEELEFSEAVDEPAPDELK is encoded by the coding sequence ATGAAGAATAATTTTTCAAGCCGTGTCCAGCTTGTTGTAAAACTTTCTCAAGAAGAAGCGATTCGGCTAGGGCACGATTATATCGGAACGGAACATCTGTTGCTGGGTTTGATCCGTGAGGGTGAAGGGGTTGCGGTAAAAGTTCTAAAGAACTTAGGCGTTGAACTTGAAAAACTTAAGCGCACTATTGAAGACATGGTTAAGCCGACAACGGAAAACACCATCATTGGAAATCCGCCGTTAACCAAACGCGCCGAAAAAATTCTGAAGTCAACGTATCTCGAGGCCAAAAATTATAAATCCGATGTGATCGGCACCGAACACTTACTGCTGTCTCTCGTAAAAGAAAAAGATTGTCTGGCCGCGCAAGTATTGAGCATGTTCAATATTGATTACGAAACTATCAAAAGGGAGTTGACGAATATTATGAGTGGTACATTTACACCAAGTAGTTCCACTAATAAAAAAACAGAACCGCGCAAAAGCAAAACTCCCGCGCTGGATCATTTCGGACGCGATCTGACGCAATATGCCGAAGAAGGAAAACTCGATCCGATCATCGGCCGTGAAGGTGAAATCGAACGCGTGGCTCAGATATTATCCCGCCGCAAGAAAAATAATCCTGTTCTCATCGGCGAACCGGGCGTCGGCAAAACAGCGATCGCAGAGGGGTTGGCTTTGCGCATTGTCCAGAAGAAAGTTCCCCGCGTGCTTCACGGGAAACGTGTGGTAACCCTTGACGTCGGCGCTCTCGTTGCCGGTACTAAATACCGCGGACAATTCGAGGAACGCGTCAAAGCGATCATGACGGAATTGGAAAAAACGGACGATGTTATTTTGTTCATAGACGAACTCCATACCATCGTCGGCGCGGGCGGCGCAAGCGGCTCACTTGACGCCTCGAATATGTTCAAACCGGCGCTTTCTCGCGGCGAACTGCAATGCATCGGCGCGACGACGCTCGACGAATACCGTCAGTATATTGAAAAAGACGGGGCATTAGAACGCCGTTTTCAAAAAGTGATTATTGATCCGCCGACCGTTGAAGAGACGATTGAAATTCTGCGGCAGATCAAATCTAAATATGAAGAACATCACCATGTTCAGTACACGGACGAAGCGCTCGTTCAGGCAGTCAAACTTTCTGATCGATATATCACCGACCGGTATCTGCCGGATAAGGCCATTGATGTAATGGACGAAGCGGGCTCACGTACGCATATTATGAATATTGTTGTTCCTCAGCGTATTCTCGATATTGAGACCGAGATCGAAAAAGTAAGGATCGAAAAAGATTCCGTTATCAAGAACCAAAAATTTGAAAAAGCCGCCGAATTACGCGATGTGGAGAAAAAACTAAACGAACAATTGCGCGCCGCGAAAGAAGACTGGGAAAAGCGCGAAGAAAATCAGGTTGTAGAAGTCGGCGAAGAACAGATCGCGCATGTGGTTTCGATGATGACCAGTATTCCCGTCAGCCGCGTGGCGCAATCCGAATCGGATAAATTACTGCGCATGGATGAAGTTTTGAAGAAACGTATCATTGCGCAAGACGAAGCTATCCAGTCCGTTACGCGCGCAATCCGCAGAACCCGCGCCGGATTAAAAGACCCCAATCGCCCTATAGGTTCGTTCATTTTCTTAGGGCCAACCGGCGTCGGCAAAACGCAATTTGCAAAAGAACTTGCCCATTATTTATTTGAAAGCCAGGATGCGCTAGTTCGCATCGACATGTCGGAATACATGGAAAAATTCTCCGTGAGCCGCTTGGTCGGCCCGCCCCCAGGATATGTCGGTTACGAAGAAGGCGGCCAGCTCACCGAAAAAATTCGCCGTAAGCCGTACAGCGTGGTACTTCTTGACGAAATAGAAAAGGCGCATCCGGACGTGTTCAATATTCTTCTCCAAGTTCTGGACGACGGCATCCTGACGGACAGTTTAGGCCGCAAGGTCAGCTTTAAAAATGTCGTGATAATCATGACGTCCAATATCGGCGCACGGGATATGAATAAGACCGGCGCATTCGGCTTCTCTGCAAAAAATGAAAGTGAAGATGAATATACCCGGATGAAATCCAAGGTGGAAGAATCGGCAAAAAAATTATTCAATCCGGAATTTATTAACCGAATCGACGAAATCATTGTATTCAAGTCGCTCGACAAAGAAGCCGTGCTGAAGATCATTGACGTATCTATGAGTGAAGTCGAACAAAAACTTAAAGAGCGCAATCTTCTGATCACGCTGACTAAAGAGGCGAAAGAATTTATTGCCGATAAAGGTTTTGATCCTGTATATGGCGCGCGGCCATTGCGCAGGGCTATTCAGAAATATCTAGAAGATCCCGTCGCAGAAGATTTATTAAAAGGAGTCTTTACGGACGGAAGCCATATTTCAGTCGAGTTAAAAGGGGAAGAACTCGAATTTAGTGAAGCGGTGGACGAGCCGGCGCCGGACGAATTAAAGTAA
- a CDS encoding radical SAM protein, whose product MKTPQILVSDDQGNIFDLPNYRMAGRSARDTVEIDPNGLIELPQGSQLFFLPGRKAVGYHSKTRRKTVIDDHFAVAAYIPPSYTHFLMAAYVMTPEAPRLPLHSYTAVGWLNGKFYVPAVHVDQDIKQLPTSFDDDDVKEKVNNTIRSFPGNRLIAHHGRVCAIEYGCPNAKNFFLNRWEAPIAVASACNANCIGCISFQPKESVSSPQQRLNFVPTVEEIVELAVPHLETAERAIISFGQGCEGEPLLQGALIEKSIREIRKQTARGILHINTNGSKPDVIERLFEAGLDSIRVSTNSAQAELYHRYYKPNNYRFEDIVTSLKAARSSGKFASINYFVFPGITDSEKESDALLNLINRTQVHLIQWRNFNIDPECYLTDVCYDYYSKPIGVHALMNKIRDQFPHVQFGYLNKCSDDIERIVSYA is encoded by the coding sequence ATGAAAACACCTCAAATTCTGGTCAGCGATGATCAAGGAAATATTTTTGATCTTCCGAATTACCGGATGGCGGGACGAAGCGCGCGCGACACAGTTGAAATTGATCCAAACGGATTGATCGAATTACCGCAGGGATCGCAATTGTTTTTTCTGCCCGGACGAAAGGCCGTCGGATACCATTCCAAGACCAGACGTAAAACGGTGATTGACGATCACTTCGCCGTTGCGGCCTATATTCCGCCGTCGTACACTCATTTTCTTATGGCCGCGTATGTGATGACTCCGGAAGCTCCGCGTCTTCCGCTTCACTCCTATACCGCCGTGGGTTGGCTCAACGGAAAATTTTATGTTCCGGCCGTTCATGTCGACCAAGACATCAAACAGCTCCCAACGTCGTTTGATGATGACGATGTGAAAGAAAAAGTAAATAATACCATTCGTTCATTTCCAGGCAACCGGCTTATCGCCCATCATGGGCGGGTGTGTGCGATCGAATACGGATGTCCCAATGCCAAAAATTTTTTTCTTAACCGGTGGGAAGCGCCTATTGCCGTCGCATCGGCATGTAATGCAAATTGCATCGGATGTATTTCCTTCCAGCCGAAGGAATCCGTTTCATCTCCGCAGCAACGTCTCAATTTTGTTCCGACCGTGGAAGAGATCGTCGAGTTAGCTGTACCTCATCTTGAGACAGCCGAGAGGGCGATCATTAGTTTCGGCCAGGGTTGTGAAGGCGAACCTTTGCTTCAGGGCGCGCTGATAGAAAAATCCATTCGTGAAATTCGTAAACAAACTGCGCGGGGCATTCTGCATATCAATACCAACGGCAGCAAGCCGGATGTGATCGAACGGCTGTTCGAAGCCGGGCTGGACAGCATTCGCGTCAGCACGAATAGCGCGCAGGCGGAATTATACCATCGTTATTACAAACCCAATAATTACCGTTTCGAAGACATAGTAACGTCCCTTAAAGCTGCGCGTTCATCCGGCAAATTTGCATCCATTAATTATTTTGTTTTTCCAGGCATCACGGACAGTGAAAAAGAATCGGATGCGCTTTTGAATTTAATAAACCGGACGCAGGTTCATCTTATTCAATGGCGTAATTTTAATATCGACCCGGAATGTTACCTCACAGACGTTTGTTACGATTATTACTCAAAACCCATTGGCGTTCACGCGCTGATGAATAAAATTCGCGATCAATTCCCTCATGTTCAATTTGGCTATCTCAATAAATGTTCGGACGATATTGAAAGAATAGTATCATATGCTTAA
- a CDS encoding aminoacyl-histidine dipeptidase: MSAAIEGLKPELVWKYFAEISRIPRPSKHEEAMTKYVVDTAKKLGLAAKTDSFGNVVVKKPATSGRENVKSIALQGHLDMVPEKNSDKVHDFLKDPIELVRKGNALMANGTTLGADNGIAVATHLAIMEDRTLEHGPLEFLFTVDEETGLTGANNLGPGFLESKTLMNLDSEEEGAVYVGCSGGKNTVGTWKVEFDNTPANVQFFDLKVRGLRGGHSGLEIDKGRGNSLKVITRVLLALTDIGARMSFIQGGNKSNAIPREADAVVAIPKKAVDEAKKIVAHFCEVIKPEMATVDPDLSITLSEIKSKKAKVLKKGYQKKILQTLSALPHGVTKMSADIPGLIETSTNVAIIETKGKKVSIITSQRSSVASEINEICETVRNIFDLAGAEHETQEGYPGWKPNLNSEILKTAKATYQSLYGKEVLVKAIHAGLECGIIGEKYPGMDMISFGPTLEGVHSPDEKIYIDTVEKFWNFLLAILKNAR, from the coding sequence ATGTCAGCAGCAATTGAAGGTTTAAAACCGGAACTGGTTTGGAAATATTTTGCAGAAATTTCCCGCATACCTCGTCCGTCAAAGCATGAAGAAGCGATGACCAAGTACGTTGTCGATACGGCAAAAAAACTCGGTCTCGCGGCTAAAACGGATTCTTTCGGGAACGTAGTCGTGAAAAAGCCCGCGACTTCCGGCCGGGAAAACGTTAAGAGCATTGCATTACAAGGGCATTTAGATATGGTGCCGGAAAAAAATTCGGATAAAGTCCATGATTTTCTGAAAGACCCGATCGAACTCGTTCGCAAGGGCAATGCGCTCATGGCTAACGGTACAACCCTCGGCGCAGATAACGGTATTGCCGTAGCAACCCATCTTGCGATCATGGAAGATCGAACGCTCGAACACGGCCCGTTGGAATTTTTGTTTACGGTTGATGAAGAAACGGGTTTGACGGGCGCGAACAATCTCGGCCCCGGCTTTCTTGAAAGTAAGACGCTGATGAATTTGGATTCCGAAGAAGAAGGCGCCGTATATGTCGGGTGTTCCGGCGGTAAGAATACGGTCGGAACATGGAAAGTGGAATTTGACAACACGCCTGCCAATGTGCAGTTTTTTGATCTCAAAGTCAGAGGCCTGCGCGGCGGACATTCAGGATTGGAAATTGACAAAGGAAGAGGAAATTCACTTAAAGTAATAACGCGCGTGTTATTGGCTTTGACAGATATCGGCGCGAGAATGTCGTTCATTCAGGGCGGCAATAAAAGCAATGCGATTCCGCGTGAAGCCGATGCCGTCGTAGCGATCCCGAAAAAGGCCGTTGACGAAGCTAAAAAGATTGTCGCGCATTTTTGTGAAGTGATCAAGCCGGAAATGGCAACCGTCGATCCGGATCTGTCCATCACACTTTCCGAGATCAAATCGAAAAAAGCGAAAGTATTAAAAAAAGGGTACCAGAAGAAAATTCTGCAAACGCTTTCAGCGCTGCCGCACGGCGTGACCAAGATGAGCGCGGATATTCCCGGATTAATAGAAACATCAACCAATGTTGCCATCATTGAAACCAAAGGAAAAAAAGTAAGCATCATCACCAGCCAGAGGAGCTCCGTTGCATCGGAAATCAATGAAATATGCGAAACGGTAAGAAATATTTTTGATCTTGCCGGCGCGGAACATGAAACGCAGGAAGGGTATCCGGGATGGAAGCCTAACCTGAATTCTGAAATCCTGAAAACGGCTAAAGCAACCTACCAATCGCTGTACGGCAAAGAGGTTTTAGTCAAAGCCATTCATGCAGGTTTGGAATGCGGTATCATCGGTGAGAAATATCCCGGGATGGACATGATCTCTTTCGGCCCGACGTTGGAAGGCGTTCATTCACCGGATGAGAAAATATATATCGATACCGTCGAGAAATTCTGGAATTTTTTACTCGCCATATTGAAGAACGCGCGTTAA
- a CDS encoding major facilitator superfamily domain-containing protein 1, protein MTSELKKQTEKPLPPRLFRWAVLVFISLAMFGNYYVYDCISPLADLLSSQLGFSDSDIGLLQAIYSIPNIFMVLIGGVIIDRIGTRKATFLFAVLCLLGAVITAVSGELWIMASGRLVFGLGAESLIVAVTTAIAKWFKGKELSFAFGVNLTIARMGSFAALNSPSWASDYYSSWQWPLIISVFFGVFCVVGALLYWIMEVKSEKDYSLGEAGATDKLVFADLFKFSTSYWFIVALCITFYSGIFPFQTFAVKFFMDAHGTTRELGGFLSSMLTLFAMIATPLFGLLVDKVGKRALFMMFGSLLLIPVYLIMAYTHVSLYVPMAMMGIAFSLIPAVMWPSVAYIVDQSKLGTAYGLMTLIQNIGLAGFNLMIGWANDFSGAGAANPGGYTLGMLIFSCLGFFGLLFAFLLRRNEMGPNAHGLETITTSHK, encoded by the coding sequence ATGACCTCTGAATTAAAAAAACAAACAGAAAAACCGTTACCGCCGCGCCTTTTCCGTTGGGCTGTTCTGGTGTTTATCAGCCTGGCGATGTTTGGCAACTATTACGTCTACGATTGCATCAGCCCGTTGGCCGACCTCTTAAGTAGTCAACTCGGGTTTTCAGACTCCGATATCGGTTTGCTGCAGGCGATTTACAGTATTCCAAACATTTTTATGGTATTGATCGGCGGCGTGATCATTGACCGCATCGGCACGCGCAAAGCGACTTTCTTGTTCGCCGTTCTGTGTCTTCTGGGCGCCGTGATCACCGCGGTGTCGGGGGAACTTTGGATCATGGCGTCAGGGCGGCTTGTATTCGGCCTTGGCGCGGAATCACTCATCGTAGCCGTTACTACCGCGATTGCGAAATGGTTTAAAGGAAAAGAACTCAGTTTTGCGTTTGGCGTTAATCTGACCATTGCACGTATGGGTTCGTTTGCCGCGTTGAATTCTCCGTCATGGGCGTCGGATTATTATTCGAGTTGGCAATGGCCGCTGATCATTTCCGTTTTCTTCGGCGTGTTTTGTGTGGTAGGCGCTTTGTTATATTGGATCATGGAAGTCAAATCGGAAAAAGATTATTCTTTGGGCGAGGCAGGGGCAACGGATAAACTGGTATTCGCCGACCTTTTTAAATTCAGCACTTCCTATTGGTTCATTGTCGCGCTTTGCATTACGTTTTATTCCGGAATTTTTCCGTTTCAGACGTTTGCCGTTAAATTCTTTATGGATGCGCACGGAACCACACGGGAATTGGGCGGATTTCTTTCCAGCATGCTTACTTTATTTGCCATGATCGCAACGCCCTTGTTTGGCCTGTTGGTGGACAAAGTCGGCAAACGGGCGCTGTTTATGATGTTTGGATCGCTCTTATTAATTCCGGTCTACCTGATCATGGCTTACACGCATGTGTCATTATACGTCCCGATGGCTATGATGGGCATTGCATTTTCGCTGATCCCGGCAGTGATGTGGCCCTCGGTTGCGTACATCGTAGACCAATCGAAACTCGGAACGGCATATGGCCTCATGACCTTGATCCAGAATATCGGATTGGCGGGTTTTAATCTTATGATAGGTTGGGCAAATGACTTTTCAGGCGCCGGAGCGGCAAATCCGGGAGGCTACACTCTCGGTATGTTGATATTTTCGTGTCTTGGGTTCTTCGGATTATTATTTGCCTTCTTACTTCGCCGGAATGAGATGGGGCCTAATGCGCATGGATTGGAAACTATCACCACGAGTCATAAGTAG
- a CDS encoding oligopeptide transporter, OPT family — translation MAEFTLRALIIGLVMSVVLGAANAYLGLKAGMTIAATYPAAVIGMALLRIMKGTILEENFARTVGSIGESIAAGAIFTIPAFFIAGIWLEFDTVQNYLIASAIMFAGGVLGIMFVALLRRVMVEDVELPFPESVAAAEIHKAGRSGGTGAKFLFGAMGVGALVQVLGQLKFFATSWEHFLSFAKTAIPLRASGNATAEGGMVLSSPGVSPAYIGVGYIIGPKLASLNFSGGLLAWGLLVPIITYFLAPSLMPALFQAGQLPDEASWITMSTNVWKFIVRPIAIGGMLVGAGYTLFRMRNSLITGIKRSVSDVKKAATGGQTAIRTEQDIKFNWIIFGILASAVATFFIYYYFAQDVVAALVATVVMIVAGFFFAAVSGYLVGIIGSSNNPISGLTLSTLLVAAILMVALGMKGMTGVAAVLGVAAVVCVSAAVAGEMLQDLKVGHILGGTPWKMQMGDLLGVLLSSFVMFLPLVVLQQGDINAGRMADPPYEGGFGGAKLPAPQASLMALLSQGIVRGDMAWPLIIVGMLMGAAFILMQVKSPMLVSVGMYLPLETTFAIFIGGLIKGGVEKFNVKRNHNDAQKARVENTGVLLAAGLIAGEALVGLVFATLAFLEIPLFAIFQQPSFITSLAVFAFITFILIQIPIKNAGKPDEPAPPSAVF, via the coding sequence ATGGCGGAGTTTACACTGCGCGCGTTGATCATCGGTCTGGTGATGAGCGTTGTTTTGGGCGCGGCAAATGCCTATCTCGGTCTGAAGGCCGGCATGACGATCGCGGCAACGTATCCCGCGGCCGTTATCGGTATGGCCCTTCTGCGTATTATGAAAGGAACGATCTTAGAAGAAAACTTTGCCCGAACCGTAGGATCGATCGGTGAATCGATTGCGGCTGGAGCAATTTTTACGATCCCGGCATTTTTTATTGCAGGTATCTGGCTGGAATTTGACACCGTTCAAAATTACCTGATTGCTTCCGCGATTATGTTTGCAGGCGGTGTACTAGGTATTATGTTTGTTGCACTGCTGCGCCGGGTCATGGTGGAGGATGTGGAGCTGCCATTTCCGGAATCAGTTGCAGCGGCGGAAATTCACAAAGCGGGCCGCAGCGGCGGCACCGGCGCGAAGTTTCTTTTTGGCGCCATGGGTGTCGGCGCGCTTGTCCAGGTTTTGGGACAACTGAAGTTTTTTGCTACGTCGTGGGAACACTTTCTTTCTTTCGCTAAGACGGCGATACCTTTGCGCGCGAGCGGAAATGCCACTGCAGAGGGCGGTATGGTATTGAGTTCGCCCGGCGTAAGCCCGGCATACATCGGCGTGGGATATATCATAGGGCCGAAACTCGCATCGCTTAACTTCAGCGGCGGACTACTTGCATGGGGGCTTCTGGTTCCGATCATTACCTACTTTTTGGCTCCGTCACTTATGCCTGCGTTATTTCAGGCGGGTCAATTGCCGGACGAAGCTTCCTGGATCACGATGTCAACCAATGTTTGGAAATTTATCGTTCGTCCGATTGCGATCGGCGGCATGTTGGTCGGCGCCGGTTATACGCTGTTTAGAATGCGTAACAGCCTTATCACCGGTATTAAACGTTCCGTCAGCGACGTGAAAAAGGCGGCCACCGGCGGACAAACGGCGATCCGTACTGAACAGGACATTAAATTTAACTGGATCATTTTTGGAATATTAGCCTCCGCGGTTGCGACCTTTTTCATTTATTATTATTTTGCACAAGATGTTGTTGCCGCATTAGTCGCAACGGTTGTTATGATCGTTGCCGGATTCTTCTTTGCCGCCGTGTCAGGTTATTTAGTTGGAATTATCGGTTCCAGCAATAATCCGATTAGCGGATTGACATTATCCACACTGCTGGTTGCCGCGATCCTGATGGTCGCGCTCGGAATGAAAGGCATGACCGGCGTTGCAGCCGTGTTGGGCGTTGCGGCAGTCGTTTGCGTATCTGCAGCCGTTGCAGGCGAAATGTTGCAGGATCTCAAGGTGGGGCACATCCTCGGCGGCACGCCATGGAAAATGCAGATGGGCGACCTCTTGGGCGTTCTTCTTTCTTCGTTTGTAATGTTCCTGCCGTTGGTTGTGTTACAGCAAGGCGATATTAATGCCGGAAGAATGGCCGATCCGCCATATGAAGGCGGATTTGGCGGCGCTAAATTACCCGCTCCTCAGGCAAGTTTGATGGCTCTGCTGTCGCAGGGAATCGTTCGCGGTGATATGGCTTGGCCGTTGATCATCGTCGGTATGCTTATGGGCGCTGCGTTCATTCTGATGCAGGTCAAAAGCCCGATGCTGGTCAGCGTCGGTATGTATCTGCCATTGGAAACAACGTTTGCGATTTTCATCGGCGGCCTTATCAAAGGCGGCGTGGAAAAGTTTAACGTGAAGAGAAACCATAACGACGCGCAGAAAGCGCGCGTTGAAAATACGGGCGTATTGCTCGCTGCAGGACTCATTGCAGGAGAGGCGCTGGTTGGGCTGGTCTTTGCGACGCTCGCGTTTCTCGAAATTCCGCTGTTTGCGATATTCCAGCAGCCGTCATTTATTACCAGTCTGGCTGTGTTTGCGTTTATTACATTCATACTTATTCAGATTCCGATAAAGAATGCAGGTAAACCGGATGAACCTGCGCCACCTTCGGCCGTATTTTAG